A region of Chitinophaga horti DNA encodes the following proteins:
- a CDS encoding glycoside hydrolase family 95 protein has protein sequence MRTFRILMTISLAVTGSTAVKAQSPLRLWYDKPASEWVEALPIGNGKIGAMVFGRVEDELLQLNESTLWSGGPLRKSVNPEAFSYLQPIREALFNEDYSKADQLTRKMQGLYTESFMPLGDLQLHQSLNGATATAYKRSLDFATATALTTFEANGIKYTREIFTSAPDNVMIIRLTASKPAALSLDVAAGSQLRHRITSNGSNELVMSGKAPSHADPSYYNPKDREHVIYEEPGSCNGMRYQVRVRAVTKGGKVLTDTLGVHISNASEVLLYVAAATSFNGYDKCPDSEGKDEKAITLSLVKAAVQKGYATIAAAHKADFAKYFNRVKLQLDATTPARDIPSDERLKAYTAGAVDPELESLFFQYGRYLLISCSRPGSPPANLQGMWNKELRAPWSSNYTININTQMNYWPAEVTNLTEMHEPLLTWLKGLSVVGARVAKDFYHADGWVANHNSDIWCQANAVGDIGGGDPTWANWPMGGNWLTRHLWEHYAYTGDKKFLAEYAYPIIKGAAEFSSSWLIKDKDGLLVTAPSTTPENKFKDKDGKGQGVSIATTMDMSIIRDVFSNLKEAAQVLNRDKALVAKLDTQLQQLYPFRIGRKGQLLEWYKDFEETETEHRHVSHLYGLHPGYQITTAQPELLAAARKTLELRGDAGTGWSKSWKINFWARLLDGDHAYLLLRQLMRYMPPTGNGAGGLYPNFFDAHPPFQIDGNFAGTAGIAEMLLQSHRQPSPGVYEVHLLPALPAAWKSGRVTGLKARGNMTIDITWKDGKITSARIVNNDGKPLVVRAATPLKANVKSEKVTVEGNDHAIALTGVKGAVYLLHPGQSR, from the coding sequence ATGAGAACATTCCGCATACTGATGACCATATCGCTTGCCGTAACAGGCAGTACCGCCGTAAAAGCACAGTCACCATTGAGGCTTTGGTACGATAAACCGGCTTCTGAGTGGGTAGAAGCGCTGCCCATCGGCAACGGGAAGATCGGGGCCATGGTATTCGGAAGGGTGGAAGATGAGTTGCTGCAGCTGAACGAAAGCACGTTATGGAGTGGCGGCCCGCTGCGCAAATCGGTGAACCCGGAGGCTTTCTCCTACCTGCAGCCCATACGCGAAGCATTATTCAATGAGGACTATTCGAAGGCAGATCAGCTGACGCGTAAGATGCAAGGCCTGTACACCGAATCGTTCATGCCCCTGGGTGATCTGCAACTGCATCAATCCCTGAATGGTGCGACAGCAACTGCCTACAAACGCAGCCTGGACTTCGCCACGGCAACGGCCCTAACCACCTTTGAAGCAAACGGTATCAAATATACCCGCGAGATATTTACTTCCGCTCCCGATAATGTAATGATCATCAGGCTTACGGCGAGTAAACCTGCTGCGCTTTCGCTGGATGTAGCCGCCGGTAGTCAACTGCGCCATCGCATTACCTCCAACGGCAGCAATGAACTGGTCATGAGCGGTAAAGCACCTTCGCATGCAGATCCCAGTTATTATAACCCGAAAGACCGCGAACACGTGATCTACGAGGAGCCGGGTAGCTGCAATGGCATGCGTTACCAGGTGCGCGTACGCGCCGTTACGAAAGGTGGTAAAGTACTCACAGACACGCTGGGCGTTCATATCAGCAACGCATCTGAGGTACTGTTATACGTCGCGGCGGCCACCAGCTTCAACGGTTACGATAAATGCCCGGATTCGGAAGGGAAAGATGAAAAGGCCATTACGTTATCACTGGTGAAAGCTGCCGTACAGAAAGGTTATGCAACCATCGCGGCCGCACATAAGGCAGACTTTGCCAAATACTTCAACCGCGTAAAATTGCAGTTAGATGCGACTACTCCAGCCAGGGACATACCCTCCGATGAGCGCCTCAAAGCCTACACTGCTGGTGCCGTTGATCCGGAACTGGAATCGCTGTTCTTTCAATACGGCCGTTACCTGCTGATCTCCTGCTCACGCCCCGGTTCACCACCCGCTAACCTGCAAGGGATGTGGAACAAGGAACTACGGGCACCCTGGAGCTCTAACTACACTATCAACATCAATACACAAATGAATTACTGGCCCGCGGAGGTCACGAATCTCACAGAAATGCACGAGCCTTTACTTACCTGGCTCAAAGGCCTGTCTGTAGTAGGCGCCCGTGTAGCAAAGGATTTTTATCATGCAGATGGATGGGTGGCTAATCATAACTCCGACATCTGGTGCCAGGCCAATGCAGTAGGCGATATCGGCGGCGGTGATCCTACCTGGGCCAACTGGCCGATGGGCGGCAACTGGCTCACCAGGCATCTTTGGGAGCATTATGCGTATACGGGGGATAAAAAGTTCCTGGCGGAATATGCCTACCCGATCATTAAAGGTGCGGCGGAATTCAGCTCCTCCTGGCTGATCAAAGATAAAGATGGGCTACTCGTTACGGCACCCTCCACCACACCAGAGAATAAGTTCAAAGATAAAGACGGCAAAGGCCAGGGTGTTTCTATCGCCACCACGATGGATATGTCTATCATCCGCGATGTATTCAGCAACCTGAAAGAAGCCGCGCAGGTATTAAACCGCGACAAGGCCCTGGTAGCAAAGCTGGACACGCAGCTGCAACAACTATATCCGTTCAGGATCGGTCGTAAAGGGCAGTTGTTGGAATGGTATAAGGATTTTGAAGAAACAGAAACCGAGCATCGCCATGTGTCGCACTTATACGGCCTGCACCCGGGCTACCAGATCACAACAGCGCAGCCCGAATTACTCGCCGCTGCCCGTAAAACCCTGGAGCTGCGTGGCGACGCTGGTACCGGCTGGAGCAAAAGCTGGAAGATCAACTTTTGGGCACGCCTGCTCGATGGCGATCATGCTTACTTATTGTTACGCCAGCTGATGCGCTACATGCCGCCTACAGGCAACGGCGCCGGTGGGTTATATCCTAACTTCTTCGACGCGCATCCTCCATTCCAGATCGATGGTAACTTCGCCGGTACGGCCGGTATAGCGGAAATGCTCTTGCAAAGTCACCGCCAGCCATCACCGGGTGTTTATGAAGTACACCTGCTGCCCGCACTGCCCGCCGCCTGGAAGTCAGGCCGCGTGACTGGGCTAAAGGCACGTGGTAATATGACGATCGATATCACATGGAAGGATGGCAAAATCACCTCCGCACGCATCGTGAATAATGATGGAAAACCATTGGTAGTAAGGGCTGCCACGCCGCTTAAAGCGAATGTGAAATCCGAAAAGGTAACAGTGGAAGGCAATGATCACGCAATCGCGCTCACAGGCGTGAAAGGAGCCGTGTACCTGCTTCATCCCGGTCAATCCCGGTAA
- a CDS encoding DinB family protein — translation MTNKKTDVVTELVTLIKKGNAHVPLTDAVADLPAELRGKKVRGLPYSIWQLVDHLRFTQWDIVEFSTAEGHESPEWPAGYWSEHITEVSDELWNGALQQIAKDQERFFKLLKDRADELLQPFPWGSGQSLFREAVLIADHNAYHVGEIIVLRRLLDAWE, via the coding sequence ATGACAAATAAAAAAACTGACGTGGTAACGGAGCTGGTTACGCTCATTAAAAAGGGCAATGCACACGTCCCTCTAACCGATGCAGTGGCGGATTTACCGGCAGAATTACGCGGTAAAAAAGTACGCGGACTACCGTATTCCATCTGGCAACTGGTCGATCACCTGCGTTTTACGCAATGGGACATAGTGGAGTTCAGCACCGCCGAAGGACATGAAAGCCCGGAGTGGCCCGCTGGCTATTGGTCGGAGCATATAACGGAGGTATCCGACGAATTATGGAACGGGGCCTTGCAGCAGATTGCCAAAGACCAGGAACGTTTCTTCAAACTATTGAAAGACAGGGCAGACGAGTTGCTGCAGCCATTCCCCTGGGGATCGGGACAGTCGTTGTTTCGCGAAGCAGTATTGATCGCCGACCACAATGCTTATCATGTGGGGGAGATCATCGTGCTGCGAAGATTGTTGGACGCATGGGAATAA
- a CDS encoding putative sensor domain DACNV-containing protein encodes MNESTYQAGAKIAGTVEDHFLKHIALAADNGEEDLAAVPSAKIIETMIDVAFWASLRKEEGNEPRISLAFLKPSQAGRPLMFEKKLPLSPKVLVKLAPGVERAGVYVGVWYEDGELYIWGTTIKLPNYCFVLDVSEPGLLVVKHRRIIGLGKFANVAVLKGDQVKLVDEASALLNDTPAMLGSLLGHNASALWNNSVNVLIQIAVSMRAHKHGGILLVTPYGTDTWKESIVHPLQYQVAPAFTGVSDLLRQDSNKVSEIYWQNALRREVDNITGLTAVDGATLINDRHELLAFGAKIMRASRSEPVEQVLWMEPVIGGHPSLIHPSSIGGTRHLSAAQFVHDQNDSIALVASQDGNFTIFSWSGQTQMVQAHRIDSLLL; translated from the coding sequence ATGAACGAATCGACATACCAGGCCGGGGCCAAAATTGCCGGAACAGTTGAAGATCACTTTTTAAAGCATATCGCCCTGGCGGCCGACAACGGGGAGGAAGACCTGGCCGCCGTACCCTCAGCAAAGATTATCGAAACGATGATCGACGTGGCCTTTTGGGCCAGTCTGCGCAAAGAGGAAGGCAATGAACCACGCATTTCTCTCGCCTTCCTGAAACCCTCGCAGGCCGGGCGGCCACTGATGTTTGAAAAGAAACTGCCGCTCTCGCCGAAGGTGCTGGTAAAACTGGCGCCAGGAGTAGAGAGGGCTGGTGTATACGTAGGCGTGTGGTACGAAGACGGAGAGCTGTACATCTGGGGCACCACCATCAAATTACCGAATTACTGTTTTGTACTGGACGTATCCGAGCCCGGACTGCTGGTCGTAAAACATCGTCGTATTATCGGTTTAGGTAAGTTTGCCAACGTGGCCGTTTTAAAAGGCGACCAGGTGAAACTGGTGGATGAAGCCAGTGCCTTATTGAACGATACCCCGGCCATGCTGGGCTCCCTGCTGGGGCACAATGCCTCTGCACTTTGGAATAATTCTGTAAACGTGTTGATCCAGATTGCCGTATCCATGCGTGCCCACAAGCACGGTGGCATCCTGCTGGTAACGCCCTATGGCACCGATACCTGGAAGGAGTCGATCGTGCATCCGTTGCAATACCAGGTCGCGCCGGCTTTCACGGGCGTGTCGGACTTGCTGCGGCAGGACAGTAATAAAGTAAGTGAGATTTACTGGCAGAACGCCTTACGCCGCGAGGTAGATAACATCACCGGTTTAACCGCCGTAGATGGGGCTACATTGATCAACGATCGCCATGAACTGCTGGCATTCGGCGCGAAGATCATGCGTGCAAGCCGCTCGGAACCAGTGGAGCAGGTCCTGTGGATGGAACCTGTGATAGGCGGGCATCCTTCGCTGATTCACCCATCAAGCATCGGCGGCACGAGGCACTTGTCGGCCGCACAGTTCGTGCATGACCAGAACGATTCCATCGCACTCGTTGCTTCGCAGGACGGGAACTTTACGATCTTCTCCTGGTCGGGGCAAACGCAGATGGTGCAGGCGCATAGGATCGATTCGCTGCTGTTGTAA
- a CDS encoding DUF4349 domain-containing protein has translation MRRTLYYWAIVPTWLLIACNAAPHRAGNFEGAADTTSVNQPADILSLKSPERKRMRTADFRCRVQDIHQTSERVEKLVRSLDGVVEESTQLNEYTASNDVRYSTDSLKRVQLYTATSTLKVRVPVKHLDSVIYTLSSLAEFMDYRTLADTDASLAYISNNLRNADVAQIGPTKNDKAIDMNQVNRDEKDRQIDRMIANMQIDENVAYATITVALFQPERADVIMMADPATLTEAPLMQTFLYKLLAGWKLLMVLLLGLVGLWPVWLMMAVGYWVYYRIIHRKTA, from the coding sequence ATGCGCAGAACCTTGTACTACTGGGCCATCGTGCCCACATGGCTGCTTATTGCCTGTAACGCAGCACCGCACCGTGCGGGCAACTTTGAAGGAGCCGCCGATACAACTTCGGTCAATCAACCGGCTGATATACTTTCACTCAAATCCCCCGAACGAAAACGCATGCGCACGGCCGATTTCCGCTGCCGTGTACAAGACATTCACCAAACCTCGGAGCGCGTAGAAAAGCTCGTTCGTTCCCTCGACGGCGTCGTGGAAGAAAGTACGCAACTCAACGAATATACGGCATCAAACGACGTTCGTTATTCCACAGATTCGCTCAAACGGGTACAGCTATATACTGCAACTTCCACTTTGAAGGTGCGTGTACCCGTTAAACACCTGGACTCCGTGATCTACACGCTTTCGTCACTGGCCGAGTTTATGGACTATCGCACACTGGCAGATACAGATGCCTCGCTGGCTTACATCTCCAATAACCTGCGGAACGCAGACGTAGCGCAAATCGGACCAACAAAGAATGATAAAGCGATCGATATGAACCAGGTAAACCGCGATGAAAAAGACCGGCAAATCGACCGCATGATCGCCAACATGCAGATCGATGAAAACGTGGCTTACGCTACGATCACCGTCGCCTTATTTCAACCCGAAAGAGCAGACGTAATCATGATGGCCGACCCCGCAACGTTGACGGAAGCGCCATTGATGCAAACGTTCCTCTACAAACTGTTGGCTGGCTGGAAGTTGCTGATGGTATTACTGCTTGGCCTGGTGGGATTGTGGCCGGTGTGGTTGATGATGGCAGTTGGGTATTGGGTGTACTACCGGATTATTCATCGGAAAACAGCATAA
- the surE gene encoding 5'/3'-nucleotidase SurE produces MKILITNDDGIYSPGIAALAKAASRFGEVKVVAPDVEQSSMGHAVTHSRPLSYKKSPIQFEGIEAYRVNGTPADCVALGTHLSKTDVVLSGINMGPNLGNGMWHSGTLAAAKQAVLLGIKGIALSTPVGKTEPDFEALEPYVVEVLELLLNKPGLSLYNVNFPSEPTGIRWTRQSVRLYDGTIVPGVDPMNRKHYWFTVTPLEPAEEGTDRWAVENNFVSVTPLRLDLTHEEELNKALAQYGEQVKTK; encoded by the coding sequence ATGAAAATACTTATCACGAACGACGACGGCATATACAGTCCGGGCATTGCGGCCCTGGCCAAGGCGGCTTCCCGTTTCGGGGAAGTAAAGGTAGTAGCCCCCGATGTGGAGCAATCTTCTATGGGCCATGCAGTAACGCATTCCCGACCGCTATCCTATAAGAAATCGCCTATCCAGTTTGAAGGCATTGAGGCTTATCGTGTGAACGGTACACCCGCCGACTGTGTGGCATTGGGTACCCATTTGTCCAAAACGGACGTGGTGTTATCCGGTATCAACATGGGCCCTAACCTGGGTAACGGCATGTGGCACTCCGGTACGCTGGCTGCCGCTAAACAGGCGGTGTTGCTGGGTATCAAAGGCATCGCCCTCAGTACTCCTGTTGGCAAAACGGAGCCTGATTTCGAAGCGCTGGAACCTTATGTAGTAGAAGTATTGGAGCTGTTGCTGAACAAGCCTGGCCTCAGTCTTTATAATGTAAACTTTCCCTCCGAGCCTACAGGCATTCGCTGGACCCGCCAGTCGGTACGCCTGTACGACGGCACGATCGTACCCGGCGTAGACCCGATGAACCGTAAACACTACTGGTTCACGGTAACCCCGCTGGAACCGGCCGAAGAGGGCACGGACCGTTGGGCGGTGGAGAACAACTTTGTGTCTGTGACCCCGCTGCGACTCGATCTTACGCATGAAGAGGAGCTGAACAAGGCACTCGCACAATACGGAGAACAAGTGAAAACGAAATAA
- a CDS encoding S41 family peptidase, giving the protein MKKITCLAFAALLSATALQAQRRKGTMPIIPGHIESFYDQGRYKEAAAVADEHRAQKVATTASEMFTYARVYARTGQKAKAIASLNEAIDKGFLNINDIKNDEALKSALSGAPLDSAVSKVRNTARPYLNGSAKLSQAEKEEVIALVRKGLRNTYFDTTLGKSMSLDLKRMLDGGFYSQIDSSGAFLREVVNFLRAKTNDKHFWVGPNYGALSERVPNVSATTPGERNFGYKEIAIRPGNIGYLRWDECIAGEEAYKTAQNALGFLRNTRAIIIDISHNGGGNGNASTFLYHYLFPPQDKRFETLLIKKCRGEADWHRSEPTVTPLPGGPFLGDKPVYILTSGNTFSAAEYFAFVMKELKRATIIGENTGGGGNPVNMLAEKNFSMYIPVCQITTTEGKSLEGKGVAPDIVFKTKDWQKEMLEVVTADLRSKGK; this is encoded by the coding sequence ATGAAGAAAATAACCTGTCTCGCGTTTGCCGCGCTGTTATCGGCAACCGCTCTCCAGGCACAGCGCCGCAAGGGCACGATGCCTATCATCCCTGGCCATATTGAATCATTCTACGATCAGGGCAGGTACAAGGAAGCTGCCGCTGTCGCTGATGAACACCGCGCGCAAAAGGTCGCCACCACGGCATCGGAAATGTTCACTTATGCACGCGTATATGCCCGTACCGGTCAAAAGGCTAAAGCGATCGCCAGCCTGAACGAAGCCATCGACAAAGGTTTCCTCAACATTAACGATATTAAGAACGACGAAGCGTTGAAGAGCGCCTTAAGCGGCGCGCCATTGGATAGTGCGGTAAGTAAGGTGCGTAACACCGCCCGTCCTTATCTGAACGGCAGCGCAAAGCTAAGCCAGGCCGAAAAGGAGGAAGTGATTGCGTTGGTGCGTAAAGGTTTGAGAAATACTTATTTCGATACCACACTCGGTAAGTCCATGTCGCTCGACCTTAAGCGTATGCTGGACGGGGGCTTTTATTCGCAGATCGATTCTTCCGGCGCGTTCCTGCGCGAGGTGGTGAACTTCCTGCGGGCCAAAACGAACGATAAACACTTCTGGGTAGGACCTAATTATGGTGCCTTGTCGGAGCGGGTGCCTAACGTGAGCGCTACTACGCCAGGCGAAAGAAATTTTGGTTATAAAGAGATCGCTATTCGTCCGGGTAACATTGGTTACCTGCGTTGGGACGAATGTATTGCCGGTGAAGAGGCGTACAAAACTGCCCAGAATGCGCTGGGCTTCCTGCGTAACACCAGGGCCATTATCATCGATATCAGTCATAATGGCGGCGGTAACGGTAATGCATCTACTTTCCTGTACCATTACCTTTTTCCACCGCAGGACAAACGTTTTGAAACCTTGCTGATCAAGAAGTGCAGGGGCGAGGCCGACTGGCATCGCAGCGAACCGACGGTAACGCCGCTTCCGGGTGGACCGTTCCTGGGCGATAAACCGGTCTACATCCTCACTTCCGGCAATACGTTTTCTGCGGCAGAATACTTCGCTTTCGTTATGAAAGAGTTGAAACGCGCCACCATCATTGGCGAGAATACCGGTGGCGGTGGTAACCCGGTAAACATGCTGGCGGAGAAGAACTTTTCGATGTACATACCCGTGTGCCAGATCACGACCACCGAAGGTAAATCCCTGGAAGGCAAAGGCGTAGCACCGGATATTGTATTCAAAACCAAAGACTGGCAAAAAGAGATGCTGGAGGTCGTAACCGCAGATCTCAGGTCAAAAGGAAAATAA
- a CDS encoding SDR family NAD(P)-dependent oxidoreductase, which produces MLAKTVLILGANSDVAKAALLQYTQKGYHVIAASRSTDELHSFVQREVKQPGLVTVLYFDAADFRSHAAFYTQLPEKPHIVVYAAGYLKNNEEALLDWEGSFRMMQVHYAGAVSIINLIAMDQTNDRLERIIGLSSLSGVRGRKSNFIYGSTKSAFTQYLAGLRQYLFPRRITVNVIVAGYIRSKMTAGLGLPESLMLEPSFIANAVVNAGSGFIIVPGLKWKMIYTALKYMPERLVAKLP; this is translated from the coding sequence ATGCTTGCTAAAACTGTACTCATCCTGGGCGCCAATTCCGATGTGGCAAAGGCCGCCCTGCTGCAATACACCCAAAAGGGTTACCACGTCATCGCTGCCTCGCGCAGTACGGACGAACTGCACTCATTCGTTCAACGGGAGGTAAAACAACCGGGCCTGGTGACCGTATTGTACTTCGATGCGGCCGACTTCCGCAGTCATGCCGCTTTCTACACGCAGTTGCCGGAGAAACCACACATCGTCGTGTACGCGGCAGGTTATCTGAAAAATAACGAAGAAGCGCTGCTCGACTGGGAAGGCAGCTTCCGCATGATGCAGGTGCACTATGCAGGCGCCGTATCGATTATCAACCTGATTGCGATGGACCAGACAAACGACCGGCTGGAAAGGATCATCGGCCTATCGTCCCTATCAGGTGTGCGTGGCAGGAAAAGCAACTTTATTTACGGTAGTACCAAATCTGCCTTTACACAATACCTGGCGGGATTACGCCAATACCTTTTCCCAAGACGCATCACCGTCAATGTGATCGTGGCCGGTTACATCCGCAGCAAAATGACCGCCGGACTGGGTTTACCGGAATCATTGATGCTGGAACCGTCGTTCATCGCCAATGCGGTGGTGAATGCAGGCAGCGGGTTCATCATCGTTCCCGGGTTGAAGTGGAAGATGATTTACACGGCATTGAAATACATGCCGGAAAGACTGGTGGCGAAGTTGCCGTAG
- a CDS encoding S41 family peptidase — translation MKRLTCLFLLLSATATYAQQSIPFTPEMKIGALLFNRDFKEAAALADETRATKTTVSDGDLVVYARAYAANADTVKALACLHQAIDKGFWKINDVTKTEINDFLKGPRLDSALDKIRERTRPYRDGTAILDKSEKELITNMVRRNLQQMYVDSVAGKLMADEIGQLADTGFLSRISNAKVFIDTLSEFLRKRSNDKHFNVGINGDVNEHTSKDVPWTLNDRNFGFSQAAVWPGNIGYIRWDEHVMFGYEAARYALNFLRHTRAIVIDLRQNGGGAIIANSYFYYHLFEPGDKRPHDMMWQKGRHDRKWRRASNSITVSNVKLSLTDKPIYVLTSGKTMSAAEQFAFTLKELKRATIIGENTAGAGNLVRPWFEGYYVMMVPVSRFATKKGKTVEGVGVAPDIPLPATSSDAEVLAAVTADLDNRTRSSARR, via the coding sequence ATGAAACGTTTAACCTGCCTCTTTTTACTACTCTCCGCTACAGCGACCTATGCACAGCAAAGTATACCCTTCACCCCCGAAATGAAAATCGGCGCACTGTTGTTCAACAGGGATTTCAAAGAAGCCGCTGCACTGGCAGATGAGACACGCGCCACAAAAACGACAGTAAGCGATGGTGACCTGGTCGTTTACGCCCGTGCCTATGCTGCCAACGCCGATACTGTGAAAGCCCTGGCTTGCCTGCACCAGGCGATTGACAAAGGCTTCTGGAAGATCAACGACGTGACTAAAACCGAGATCAATGATTTTTTGAAAGGCCCCCGGCTGGACAGTGCGCTGGATAAGATCCGCGAACGCACGCGTCCCTACCGCGATGGCACTGCCATACTCGACAAGTCAGAAAAGGAACTGATTACAAACATGGTGCGCAGGAACCTGCAGCAGATGTACGTGGATTCGGTAGCGGGCAAACTGATGGCGGACGAGATCGGACAGCTGGCCGATACAGGCTTCCTGTCTCGTATAAGTAACGCAAAAGTATTCATAGACACGCTCTCTGAATTTCTTCGCAAACGGTCGAACGATAAACATTTTAATGTAGGCATCAACGGTGATGTGAACGAGCATACCTCCAAGGATGTGCCCTGGACGTTGAACGATCGCAACTTCGGTTTTAGCCAGGCTGCGGTTTGGCCGGGCAATATTGGTTATATCCGGTGGGATGAACATGTGATGTTCGGCTACGAGGCCGCCCGTTACGCATTGAACTTCCTTCGTCACACCCGCGCTATTGTGATCGACCTCCGGCAGAATGGCGGCGGGGCGATCATCGCAAACAGTTACTTTTATTATCACCTTTTCGAGCCCGGAGACAAACGTCCTCACGACATGATGTGGCAGAAGGGACGGCACGACCGGAAGTGGCGAAGGGCCAGCAACTCGATCACGGTATCGAATGTCAAACTTTCTCTGACAGATAAACCCATCTACGTACTCACTTCCGGTAAAACTATGTCTGCTGCCGAACAGTTTGCCTTTACGCTGAAGGAGTTGAAAAGAGCAACCATCATTGGTGAAAACACGGCCGGTGCGGGCAACCTCGTAAGGCCGTGGTTCGAAGGTTATTATGTGATGATGGTACCCGTTTCCCGTTTCGCCACCAAAAAAGGAAAGACCGTCGAAGGCGTCGGCGTTGCACCAGACATTCCACTGCCCGCGACGAGCAGCGATGCGGAAGTGCTGGCAGCGGTAACGGCAGACCTGGATAACAGGACAAGATCGTCAGCTCGCCGCTGA
- a CDS encoding diacylglycerol/lipid kinase family protein — MKTVNLLHNPKAGDKEHSEDKLIKLIESKGFKCIYSSVKEKGWKDIDPEVDFLIVAGGDGTVRKVSVALLENDLKYPMALLPKGTANNIGKSLEIAGKEADIIASWHEEHTRKFDVGKISGLDRPMYFLEGFGFGVFPKLMNDMRDGADKKDVSPEERIDNALHVLHDIIENYKAKNCQILIDGVDHSGNFLLVEVMNTPSLGPNLDLNPLANTNDGEFEVILIAESEREKFATYVWDKLRDGNTPFSFSILKAKELTITWEGVHAHVDDEVIKDIKGVVFEIKVKDGAIQFYVPEKQASISNE, encoded by the coding sequence ATGAAAACAGTAAACCTCTTGCATAACCCCAAAGCCGGGGACAAAGAACACTCAGAAGATAAGCTGATCAAGCTGATCGAATCGAAAGGCTTTAAATGTATTTATTCCTCTGTAAAAGAAAAGGGCTGGAAAGATATTGATCCGGAAGTGGACTTCCTGATCGTAGCCGGCGGTGATGGCACCGTGAGGAAAGTAAGTGTGGCACTGCTCGAAAACGACCTGAAATACCCGATGGCGCTGCTGCCCAAAGGCACCGCGAATAATATTGGTAAGTCACTGGAGATCGCAGGCAAAGAGGCTGATATCATTGCTTCCTGGCATGAAGAGCATACACGTAAATTCGATGTAGGAAAGATCAGTGGATTGGACCGTCCCATGTACTTCCTGGAGGGTTTCGGCTTTGGTGTTTTCCCCAAATTGATGAATGATATGCGTGATGGGGCAGACAAAAAAGATGTGTCGCCGGAGGAGCGTATCGATAACGCATTACACGTGTTGCACGACATTATCGAGAACTATAAAGCCAAGAATTGCCAGATATTAATTGATGGCGTGGACCACTCCGGCAACTTTTTATTAGTGGAGGTAATGAACACGCCTTCGCTTGGCCCGAATCTTGATTTGAATCCTTTAGCGAACACAAATGATGGAGAATTTGAGGTAATACTGATCGCCGAAAGTGAACGTGAAAAGTTCGCTACCTATGTGTGGGATAAGCTGCGGGATGGCAATACACCTTTCAGCTTTTCCATCCTGAAGGCAAAAGAACTGACTATCACCTGGGAGGGCGTACATGCGCATGTAGATGATGAAGTCATTAAAGATATAAAAGGCGTTGTGTTCGAAATCAAAGTGAAAGATGGCGCCATACAATTTTATGTGCCCGAAAAACAGGCATCCATCAGTAACGAATAA
- a CDS encoding HAD-IA family hydrolase gives MNKPACFIFDCDGVLVDSETIGIRVLLDMTAEYGVAMDFEEAVGEFSGRRLRDVLSVLQTQAASPFPTDFEQSFRKQSYEVFQSEVLPVEGIRELLTSLKVPFCVASSGPVEKIKLNLSLTGLLPFFTDRIYSGYDINSWKPDPGIFLYAAKEMGFAPAECIVVEDSKAGVQAGIAGGFSVFGYAKHSDPVALKAEGAQVFYSMFDLPGLIGMK, from the coding sequence ATGAACAAACCCGCATGTTTCATTTTTGATTGCGATGGCGTGTTGGTCGATAGCGAAACGATCGGCATCCGCGTATTGCTCGACATGACCGCTGAATATGGCGTAGCCATGGACTTTGAAGAGGCCGTGGGCGAATTTAGCGGCCGCCGGCTGAGAGATGTGCTCAGCGTACTGCAAACGCAGGCTGCCTCCCCGTTCCCGACCGACTTTGAACAGTCGTTCCGTAAGCAGTCGTACGAAGTATTTCAGTCAGAAGTATTACCCGTAGAAGGCATCCGCGAACTGTTGACTTCTTTGAAAGTCCCGTTCTGCGTGGCTTCCAGCGGACCGGTAGAGAAGATCAAATTGAATTTAAGTTTGACAGGACTGCTTCCTTTCTTTACAGACCGCATTTACAGCGGCTACGACATCAATAGCTGGAAACCTGATCCCGGTATTTTCCTGTACGCCGCTAAAGAGATGGGCTTTGCACCAGCAGAGTGCATCGTAGTGGAAGATAGTAAAGCCGGTGTGCAGGCTGGTATTGCCGGTGGATTTTCCGTGTTCGGTTACGCGAAACACTCCGATCCTGTGGCCCTCAAGGCTGAAGGCGCACAGGTATTTTACAGCATGTTCGATTTACCGGGACTGATCGGGATGAAGTAG